A single region of the Gorilla gorilla gorilla isolate KB3781 chromosome 1, NHGRI_mGorGor1-v2.1_pri, whole genome shotgun sequence genome encodes:
- the LOC115932969 gene encoding olfactory receptor 2T10 codes for MWLANQTLGGDFFLLGIFSQISHPGRLCLLIFSIFLMAVSWNITLILLIHIDSSLHTPMYFFINQLSLIDLTYISVTVPKMLVNQLAKDKTISILGCGTQMYFYLQLGGAECCLLAAMAYDRYVAICHPLRYSVLMSHRVCLLLASGCWFVGSVDGFMLTPITMSFPFCRSHEIQHFFCEVPAVLKLSCSDISLYKTFMYLCCVIMLLIPVTVISVSYYFIILTIHKMNSVEGRKKAFTTCSSHVTVVSLFYGAAIYNYMLPSSYHTPEKDMMSSFFYTILTPVLNPIIYSFRNKDVARALKKMLSVQKPPY; via the coding sequence ATGTGGCTGGCCAACCAGACCCTGGGTGGTGACTTTTTCCTGTTGGGAATCTTCAGCCAGATCTCACACCCTGGCCGCCTCTGCTTGCTTATCTTCAGTATATTTTTGATGGCTGTGTCTTGGAATATTACATTGATACTTCTGATCCACATTGATTCCTCTCTGCATACTCCCATGTACTTCTTTATAAACCAGCTCTCACTCATAGACTTGACATATATTTCTGTCACCGTCCCCAAAATGCTGGTGAACCAGCTGGCCAAAGACAAGACCATCTCGATCCTTGGGTGTGGCACCCAGATGTACTTCTACCTGCAGTTGGGAGGTGCAGAGTGCTGCCTTCTAGCCGCCATGGCCTATGACCGCTATGTGGCCATCTGCCATCCTCTCCGTTACTCTGTGCTCATGAGCCATAGGGTATGTCTCCTCCTGGCATCAGGCTGCTGGTTTGTGGGCTCAGTGGATGGCTTCATGCTCACTCCCATCACCATGAGCTTCCCCTTCTGTAGATCCCATGAGATTCAGCACTTCTTCTGTGAGGTCCctgctgttttgaagctctcttgcTCAGACATCTCACTTTACAAGACTTTCATGTACTTGTGCTGTGTCATCATGCTCCTGATCCCTGTGACGGTCATTTCAGTGTCTTACTACTTTATCATCCTCACCATCCATAAGATGAACTCAGTTGAGGGTCGGAAAAAGGCCTTCACCACCTGCTCCTCCCACGTTACAGTGGTCAGCCTCTTCTATGGAGCTGCTATTTACAACTACATGCTCCCCAGCTCCTACCACACTCCTGAGAAAGATATGATGTCATCCTTTTTCTACACTATCCTTACACCTGTCTTGAATCCTATCATTTACAGTTTCAGGAATAAGGATGTCGCAAGGGCTTTGAAAAAAATGCTGAGTGTGCAGAAACCTCCATATTAA